Proteins encoded by one window of Halorubrum ruber:
- a CDS encoding helix-turn-helix domain-containing protein → MLDVTMDMEQFDCPFIDTSADHDVSFSAMHWQLDTAAEQLETRLLVESPDRYELGEGLSALRNHENMAEYSLFSKEDGTAIIRTVIEETNAMSTITDHGGYITGPFLIADGSERWQVGFDDEATTEAALHDLEKGNEFVVEDRSELSMEALFDTMRNANAASTMLDACRDLTDVERETIESAADAGYFESPREATLSTLADEFDVSTAAVSKNMRRGEKKLLRSVVAALDRLE, encoded by the coding sequence ATGCTCGACGTCACGATGGATATGGAGCAGTTCGACTGCCCGTTCATCGACACCTCCGCCGACCACGACGTCTCCTTCTCCGCGATGCACTGGCAGTTGGACACGGCGGCGGAACAGCTGGAGACGCGGCTGCTCGTCGAGTCGCCGGACCGGTACGAGCTCGGCGAGGGGCTCTCGGCGCTCCGCAACCACGAGAACATGGCCGAGTACAGCCTGTTCTCGAAGGAGGACGGCACCGCCATCATCCGGACAGTCATCGAGGAGACGAACGCGATGTCGACGATCACGGACCACGGCGGCTACATCACCGGCCCCTTCCTGATCGCCGACGGCTCCGAGCGCTGGCAGGTCGGGTTCGACGACGAGGCGACGACCGAGGCGGCGCTCCACGACCTCGAGAAGGGTAACGAGTTCGTCGTCGAGGACCGCTCTGAGCTGTCGATGGAGGCGCTGTTCGACACGATGCGGAACGCGAACGCGGCCTCGACGATGCTGGACGCGTGCCGCGACCTGACCGACGTCGAGCGCGAGACCATCGAGTCCGCGGCCGACGCGGGGTACTTCGAGTCGCCGCGCGAGGCGACGCTGTCGACGCTCGCCGACGAGTTCGACGTCTCGACCGCGGCCGTCTCGAAGAACATGCGCCGCGGCGAGAAGAAGCTGCTCCGCAGCGTCGTCGCCGCGCTCGACCGACTGGAATAG
- a CDS encoding class I adenylate-forming enzyme family protein → MATENDPQADDRGDGSAADADPRPHPHGDRGYDWVGSLSARRARLSPDRVAVTDTAANAEYTYAELEERANRTARFLREAGVETGDRVAVVSRNRVELVDLFFATAKTGAVLAPLSHRLAERDLAAVLGTVDPELLLVEAPFGGDVIDALERADVEPAVRSIPTDGDDAWRSYTRDLPVDGSPVETAEVSLSDPHLFLHTGGSTGTPKETVISHGAIRWNAFNTITAWGLREDDVTPMVFPMFHTGGWNVLTVPFFQMGGRILLSPEVDPGRVLRDVERESATTLVAVPAVLRMMARHEEWSETDLSSLRFVKSGGGPCRESVIAAWRDRGVEISQGYGLTECGPNNFAMPDDFPPEKTASVGVPALAVDARVVDEDGPVPDGTVGELELAGPAAADGYWNEPEETAATFGDWVSTGDLARVDEDGYYHIEGRKKNMFVSGGENVYPPRVEDALTDHPDIEEAVVIGVPSERWGTVGKAILVGDESLTLADVESHLASRVARYAIPKELAFVDEMPTSGPSKIDRAALKERFGE, encoded by the coding sequence ATGGCGACGGAGAACGATCCCCAGGCGGACGACCGCGGGGACGGAAGCGCCGCCGACGCCGACCCGCGACCGCACCCGCACGGCGACCGCGGCTACGACTGGGTCGGATCGCTGTCCGCCCGCCGCGCGCGGCTCTCGCCGGACCGCGTCGCGGTCACCGACACGGCCGCGAACGCCGAGTACACGTACGCGGAGTTAGAGGAGCGCGCCAACCGCACCGCGCGCTTCCTCCGCGAGGCCGGCGTCGAGACGGGCGACCGCGTCGCCGTCGTCTCGCGGAACCGCGTCGAGCTCGTCGACCTGTTCTTCGCGACCGCGAAGACGGGGGCGGTGCTGGCGCCGCTCTCGCACCGGCTCGCCGAGCGCGACCTCGCCGCGGTGTTAGGCACCGTCGACCCCGAGCTGCTCCTCGTCGAGGCCCCGTTCGGGGGCGACGTCATCGACGCGTTAGAGCGGGCCGACGTCGAGCCCGCCGTCCGATCGATCCCGACCGACGGCGACGACGCGTGGCGGTCGTACACGCGGGATCTACCCGTGGACGGCTCGCCGGTCGAGACCGCCGAGGTGTCGCTCTCGGACCCGCACCTCTTCTTGCACACCGGGGGCTCGACCGGAACCCCGAAGGAGACGGTGATCAGCCACGGTGCGATCCGCTGGAACGCGTTCAACACGATCACGGCGTGGGGGCTCCGCGAGGATGACGTGACGCCGATGGTGTTCCCGATGTTCCACACCGGCGGGTGGAACGTGCTCACGGTCCCCTTCTTCCAGATGGGCGGGCGCATCCTGCTGAGCCCGGAGGTCGACCCCGGCCGCGTCCTGCGCGACGTCGAGCGCGAGTCGGCGACGACCCTCGTCGCGGTGCCCGCCGTGTTGCGGATGATGGCCCGCCACGAGGAGTGGAGCGAGACCGACCTCTCCTCGCTCCGGTTCGTGAAGAGCGGCGGCGGCCCCTGCCGGGAGAGCGTCATCGCGGCGTGGCGCGACCGCGGCGTCGAGATATCGCAGGGGTACGGGCTCACCGAGTGCGGGCCGAACAACTTCGCGATGCCCGACGACTTCCCGCCGGAGAAGACCGCCAGCGTCGGGGTCCCGGCGCTCGCGGTCGACGCGCGCGTCGTCGACGAGGACGGCCCGGTCCCCGACGGCACGGTCGGCGAGCTGGAACTCGCGGGGCCGGCCGCGGCCGACGGCTACTGGAACGAGCCCGAGGAGACGGCGGCGACGTTCGGCGACTGGGTGTCGACCGGCGACCTCGCGCGCGTCGACGAGGACGGCTACTACCACATCGAGGGGCGGAAAAAGAACATGTTCGTCTCGGGCGGCGAGAACGTCTACCCGCCCCGCGTCGAGGACGCGCTCACCGACCACCCAGACATCGAGGAGGCGGTCGTGATCGGCGTGCCGAGCGAGCGGTGGGGGACGGTCGGGAAGGCGATCCTCGTCGGCGACGAGTCGCTGACGCTCGCCGACGTGGAGTCGCACCTCGCCTCGCGCGTCGCCCGGTACGCGATCCCGAAGGAGCTGGCGTTCGTCGACGAGATGCCGACCTCGGGCCCCTCGAAGATCGACCGCGCGGCGCTGAAGGAGCGCTTCGGCGAGTAG
- a CDS encoding alpha/beta fold hydrolase, protein MPSVTRDGVTIDYAVDGDPDGPTVLLLEGLGYGRWMWRWLAEALVDDYEVLRPDNRGTGDSDVPEGPYTVAEMAADAAAVLDDRGVDAAHVCGASMGGMIAQELALADDRVASLTLLCTSPGGDDAAPTPPEVQEHIFSAPEDADPRERVRYLMEPAVSDGFYEREPELVDRIVDWRLAGDATPAGREAQAAAVAAFDASDRLGDLSVPTLILHGTADRVLPVENADLLAELLPHAEAELFEGGPHLFFIEERERVNDRVRTFLGEVA, encoded by the coding sequence ATGCCAAGCGTGACACGCGACGGCGTGACGATCGACTACGCCGTCGACGGGGACCCCGACGGACCGACCGTGCTGCTGCTCGAAGGGCTCGGGTACGGCCGGTGGATGTGGCGGTGGCTCGCGGAGGCGTTGGTCGACGACTACGAGGTCCTCCGCCCGGACAACCGCGGCACCGGAGACTCCGACGTGCCGGAGGGACCGTACACCGTCGCCGAGATGGCGGCCGACGCGGCCGCGGTCCTCGACGACCGCGGCGTCGACGCGGCCCACGTCTGCGGCGCGTCGATGGGCGGCATGATCGCGCAGGAGTTAGCACTCGCCGACGACCGCGTCGCCTCGCTGACGCTGCTATGTACGTCTCCGGGCGGCGACGACGCGGCCCCGACGCCGCCAGAGGTCCAAGAGCACATCTTCTCGGCGCCCGAGGACGCCGACCCCCGCGAGCGGGTCCGGTACCTGATGGAGCCGGCGGTCTCCGACGGTTTCTACGAGCGCGAGCCGGAGCTCGTTGACCGGATCGTCGACTGGCGGCTCGCGGGCGACGCGACGCCGGCGGGCCGCGAGGCGCAGGCGGCCGCGGTGGCGGCGTTCGACGCGAGCGACCGGCTCGGCGATCTCTCCGTGCCGACGCTGATACTCCACGGGACCGCGGACCGAGTCCTCCCGGTCGAGAACGCCGACCTGCTGGCGGAGCTGCTCCCGCACGCCGAGGCCGAGCTGTTCGAGGGCGGGCCGCACCTCTTCTTCATCGAGGAGCGCGAGCGCGTCAACGACCGGGTCCGGACCTTCCTCGGCGAGGTCGCCTGA
- a CDS encoding phosphoribosylamine--glycine ligase, with protein sequence MDTANFLFVSADAALITDLAWQVRREGHDVKYYIEAESDREIGDGFVPKTDDWRAEVDWADVIIFDDIWVGSDIGTGELAQELRAEGKAVVGGTPNTDRLEEDRGYAMEVLEDHGVNTVEHHVFHEFDAGIKHVQQNPAPYVIKPLGEVQNVKRLLYVGNEDDGSDVVDVLRAYKKAWGHRMKGFQLQRKVDGVEIAICGFFDGNEFVDRVNFNFEHKKLFPGNIGPSTGEMGTSMFWAGKNRLFEETFGKIEGWLADEGYVGSIDINCIVNETGIYPLEFTPRFGYPTIALQEESIESSTAEFFYDLAHGNKPEPEVHGGYQIAVRVVLPPFPFDDEKTYDENSRNAAVVFQTDDREGIHLEDTKQVDGQWRVAGESGMPIVVTGKGETMGAAREQAYGRIDDVVMPNMYYRDDIGERWVDGDGDRLQAWGYLGP encoded by the coding sequence ATGGACACCGCGAACTTCCTCTTCGTCTCGGCCGACGCGGCGCTCATCACGGACCTGGCGTGGCAGGTCCGCCGCGAGGGCCACGACGTGAAGTACTACATCGAGGCCGAAAGCGACCGGGAGATCGGCGACGGGTTCGTCCCGAAGACGGACGACTGGCGCGCCGAGGTCGACTGGGCCGACGTGATAATCTTCGACGACATCTGGGTCGGGTCGGATATCGGCACGGGTGAACTCGCGCAGGAACTCCGCGCCGAGGGGAAGGCCGTCGTCGGCGGGACGCCGAACACCGACCGCCTCGAAGAGGACCGCGGCTACGCGATGGAGGTGTTAGAGGACCACGGCGTCAACACGGTCGAACACCACGTGTTCCACGAGTTCGACGCGGGGATCAAACACGTTCAGCAGAACCCCGCCCCGTATGTGATCAAGCCGCTCGGGGAGGTTCAGAACGTCAAGCGCCTGCTGTACGTCGGCAACGAGGACGACGGCAGCGACGTGGTCGACGTGCTTCGGGCGTATAAGAAGGCGTGGGGCCACCGGATGAAGGGGTTCCAGCTCCAGCGGAAGGTTGACGGCGTCGAAATCGCCATCTGTGGCTTCTTTGACGGGAACGAGTTCGTCGACCGAGTGAACTTCAACTTCGAACACAAGAAGCTGTTCCCGGGGAACATCGGGCCGTCGACCGGCGAGATGGGGACGTCGATGTTCTGGGCGGGGAAGAACAGGCTGTTCGAGGAGACGTTCGGCAAGATCGAGGGATGGCTCGCCGACGAGGGGTACGTCGGCAGCATCGACATCAACTGTATCGTCAACGAGACGGGCATCTACCCGCTGGAGTTCACCCCGCGGTTCGGGTATCCGACGATCGCCCTCCAGGAGGAGTCGATCGAGTCGTCCACCGCCGAGTTCTTCTACGACCTCGCGCACGGGAACAAGCCCGAGCCCGAGGTCCACGGCGGCTACCAGATCGCCGTCAGGGTCGTCCTGCCGCCGTTCCCGTTCGACGACGAGAAGACGTACGACGAAAACTCGCGGAACGCCGCGGTCGTCTTCCAGACCGACGACCGCGAGGGAATCCATCTGGAGGACACGAAGCAGGTCGACGGGCAGTGGCGCGTCGCCGGCGAGAGCGGGATGCCGATCGTCGTCACCGGGAAGGGAGAGACGATGGGCGCGGCGCGCGAGCAGGCGTACGGCCGGATCGACGACGTCGTGATGCCGAACATGTACTACCGCGACGACATCGGCGAGCGCTGGGTCGACGGCGACGGCGACCGGCTCCAGGCGTGGGGCTACCTCGGGCCGTGA
- a CDS encoding RNA-guided endonuclease InsQ/TnpB family protein gives MGDVIRTVKVKLNVPEGRCDDLHQTKEQFLHCANTTAAWAWRHPDEHCVTSKQQAENALYDRLRDETELTANLVQKGIRRAIEATKSGVARLKKGETTSQPQFDAWSVVYDKRSATFHRDYVSLSTVNGRVECEYIIPDDPEGTPIGEYLLNEEYEFRMSTLQYDRSTDSFYLHARMRCTTDEYEQSAAASSNAEHRTVLGVDLNVDGSLAVTSTGAFIGNADEMNHRRREFEKTRGSMQQTGTRSAHLSIQSMDDREHCWIQDELHRASNQILDEARDHGCTHVAFENLTDIRDRMTGAKRFHAWAFRRLYEYVEYKAELLDVEVEQVSPAYTSQRCSKCGFTHERNRGSKHQFACQKCEYELNADYNASKNIARKLMKRLHSGQKSSDGGAPCQCALTSGMVNLKGGFTASVDSTTEGESTDKPTTSVVGY, from the coding sequence ATGGGGGATGTGATTCGCACCGTCAAAGTCAAACTTAACGTGCCCGAGGGGCGGTGCGACGACCTCCATCAGACGAAAGAGCAGTTCCTCCACTGTGCGAACACAACCGCAGCATGGGCGTGGCGACACCCGGACGAGCATTGCGTCACGTCGAAACAACAAGCCGAGAACGCGCTCTACGACCGACTCCGGGACGAGACGGAGTTGACTGCGAACCTCGTCCAGAAGGGGATTCGACGCGCTATCGAAGCCACAAAAAGCGGTGTTGCCCGACTCAAAAAGGGCGAAACCACCAGTCAACCGCAGTTCGACGCGTGGAGCGTCGTCTACGACAAGCGCTCCGCGACGTTCCACCGCGACTACGTCTCTCTGTCCACGGTAAACGGGCGTGTCGAGTGTGAGTATATAATCCCCGATGACCCTGAGGGAACACCGATCGGCGAGTACCTGCTGAACGAGGAGTACGAGTTCCGGATGTCCACGCTCCAGTACGACCGCTCGACCGACTCATTCTACCTCCACGCACGAATGCGCTGTACCACAGACGAATACGAGCAGTCCGCGGCTGCGTCTTCTAACGCCGAGCACAGAACAGTCCTCGGCGTTGATCTGAACGTGGACGGCTCGCTCGCCGTGACTTCAACGGGCGCGTTCATCGGGAACGCCGACGAGATGAACCACCGACGCCGCGAGTTCGAGAAGACGCGCGGATCGATGCAACAGACGGGCACGCGGTCGGCGCACCTGTCGATCCAGTCGATGGATGATCGCGAACACTGCTGGATACAGGACGAACTCCATCGTGCTTCGAACCAGATTCTCGACGAAGCTCGCGATCACGGATGTACGCACGTCGCGTTCGAGAACTTGACCGATATCCGGGATCGGATGACTGGTGCGAAGCGATTCCACGCGTGGGCGTTCCGACGCTTGTACGAGTACGTCGAGTACAAAGCCGAGCTGCTCGATGTCGAGGTCGAGCAGGTGAGCCCGGCGTACACGAGTCAGCGGTGTTCGAAGTGCGGCTTTACACACGAGAGGAATCGGGGGTCGAAACACCAGTTCGCGTGTCAGAAGTGCGAGTACGAGCTGAACGCGGACTACAACGCGAGCAAGAACATCGCTCGGAAACTGATGAAACGACTCCATTCGGGGCAGAAGTCTTCGGATGGAGGCGCACCCTGTCAGTGTGCGCTGACGTCAGGGATGGTGAACCTGAAGGGCGGATTCACCGCCAGCGTCGATTCGACGACAGAAGGGGAGTCCACTGACAAGCCCACGACTTCAGTCGTGGGTTACTGA
- a CDS encoding helix-turn-helix domain-containing protein, with amino-acid sequence MPKYSTGGGGGGDDGDACELCGRETTDLRKATVAGAKLLVCSNCRPHDDAGNAPSGGGGSRGGSSGGSPGGAGGGDSGSGATESRNKELARKQAKMYDSATGDSKRWEEEGTSYEADRLPYLVSGYGDVVTEARQDAGLTVEEVAAELGVDEDDLLAVEDGRAATADVGGSVVRALEERFGIDVVDE; translated from the coding sequence ATGCCGAAGTATTCGACGGGCGGCGGCGGCGGCGGCGACGACGGCGACGCGTGCGAGCTCTGCGGTCGCGAGACCACGGACCTCCGGAAGGCGACGGTCGCCGGCGCGAAGCTGCTCGTGTGTTCGAACTGCCGCCCCCACGACGACGCCGGCAACGCGCCGAGCGGCGGCGGCGGGTCGCGCGGCGGGAGTTCCGGCGGCAGCCCCGGCGGCGCCGGCGGCGGCGACTCGGGCTCGGGGGCGACCGAGAGCCGGAACAAGGAGCTCGCCCGCAAGCAGGCGAAGATGTACGACTCCGCCACCGGCGACTCGAAGCGCTGGGAGGAGGAGGGGACGAGCTACGAGGCGGACCGTCTCCCGTACCTCGTTTCCGGCTACGGCGACGTCGTCACCGAGGCGCGACAGGACGCCGGGCTGACCGTCGAGGAAGTCGCCGCCGAGCTCGGAGTCGACGAGGACGACCTCCTCGCGGTCGAGGACGGGCGGGCCGCGACCGCCGACGTGGGCGGGTCCGTCGTGCGAGCGCTCGAAGAGCGGTTCGGGATCGACGTCGTCGACGAGTGA